The Anastrepha obliqua isolate idAnaObli1 chromosome 5, idAnaObli1_1.0, whole genome shotgun sequence DNA window gtaagcaatatttttactgaagttTAGGATTTtcgaaagctgtgtgcacaatgggtgccgcattcgctaacaacaTTTTGAGCGTTTTCAAAAGGATAAAGTTGATTTTGTGTGTCGATTCATTCATGGATGAGACTTAGAtatatcaccatgatcctaaatcataACAAGATGTTAAAGAGCGGTGTGAACCTAGTgcttcggctccgaaacaagTTCGTGtctagaaatcggccaagaaggtgttagcattagttttttgggatgcgaaagggaTGTTGATTGTGGATTACTTACAAactggtaaaataataaattctgaatactattataaccttttagaccagctaaAGGAAACGATTCGTGAGAAAATACACAATTTGCAAAAGAAAGTActctttttcatcaggacaatgcaccatGTCACAAGAACATTtcgacaatggctaaaatccatgaattaaaattccaaatttgtgggcatccaccgtattcaccagatttggcccgcGACTTTCACctatttccagacctaaaaaatgcatgcgtgcaGAGCGTTTCTCATCAAATAATGAGGTCATAATAGATCAGATTCTCACTTTAggtatggaattcataaattagcAGCTCGTGGAAACGAGCGTACTGATGTTCAGAGAGACTATTTTCACTTTGAGAACGAAGAAATGACAATTCGCTGGAATTTTCATTctggataatttttattgcaaaactaCAAACTCTACTGACATTATTATAGCCTCGAAGGGCTGGCGACGTTTTTTCTTGCATTATTTATAATCAGCCTAGAACTTTTATGATGAAGTGAAGTGCCACCAAACCAACTGAAAGCCTGGTGGACCTCCAGAAAGATCTAGGGATGCCAAGAAGTTTTAagggtgcaaaaaaaaaacatcagtagatattttatttttttactataatattttaattgtacaaggtgaaatccaaaataaacaagactgagctaaaatagaaacgacaggagtctTGATCCGATAACTCCGagtttatgaattaaaaatagtctcctctggcctcgatacactgttttgagcgatctaaaagcttttcgaaagagtgtttgaaGTCATTGACTGGAATgttcttcaggatgtcggtatgtacgcaaaacgttttcctttcatggccaaatgcaatttttcgaataggtagaagtcacagggagccatatcaggcgaatacggtgagcgattgatggttaaaatgcgatattcAACctcgattccatgaatttcaacaatgatttaggttcatttttaataaatttacgaacaatttcgatggagttttcggcgattactgattttgggcggcccataTGTTAATTGTcgtttatgtcctcacaaccatctctgaagcgtgtaaaccactcatgagctctggcacgagatagacaatcatcgcatCATAAACTTCCTTCATCTAtacaaatgtttcggtaaacgttttaccgattttaaatttaatattagctctttattcgaagctcatttttgtaccgatgacacaaacatactgacactttggaCGCagtaacttcgcttccactgaaccggatgtcaccaagctttcactggaagtcagcaaaGGATGCAACTTCCAACgtactaactcattaaaaagatagcgccatcaaaaacatttctatgacgctaatcttgtttattttggacttctccTTGTATTACTATAAAtaagacttttttcttttatttgggtGTATACCATGGATAcacaacatatgtatgtaaaaacacCATTGACAACGGAAACTGGTAATACTCGCAATTTGGAGGGCCGTGATATGATTAAATTCCTTGTTAAAAAGGGAAAGGAAATACCCATACAATTCTGAATAATTGGCATCGGTTTTTAAGGGTTTAAGGGCACGGCTATATGAACAAGGAAGGCATGTGAAGAGGGCTCTCGCTCAAGTCGCACTGTGACAATAAGGACACACGACACGATTCCGGTTCtaagttaccggaacgaccgggatttatatccagccaaggactgtcactccagcggcGTTATAAAAACGAAAACTTTTGGCCatagaaaaccattttgaagaaaattctaaaacatatttcgtCCACCCCAGCGTCATGGTCTGGCTCCTAGTGATTTTTTTCCTTACGGGGAAGAAGATTTCCATGCAACAGTGGCCattttgaaaagaaagtgtatttcacttaaaaaataaaaaaaaattgaaaccatACTTTTCATAGACTAAGTACCTTAGAGGTCGTGAATTATGGCTCATAATTTAGCACTCATATCTCGTATGttgaattttagtattaaaatattagGCTCTCCTAAGAACGCTAGACCATCGTTTCTGAACAGCTATCTCGTGAGCTACCGCTTGTTCCTTATGGTATTCCTAACCGGGCCAAGTCTaaggttttttttatgagattttTAACTATGATAACGCCCCTATAGTAAGTGGGTGCTAACATCATTCCGCATGGCGGTATGGCAGAAACAGCTCTCCATGCgggcaaattaaatttaatcggTTCAAATTATGAATACCTGGCCGAATGGGTTTATGGATGGTTCAGTAAGGTCCGTGTTCGAAACCCATTGTCGATATGCTATGCTATATTATGCTAAGCTAGGTACTTTTGTACtttgtaatataattaatatcgTAGAAACTTACCAACTACATTAATATCTTTCTTCTGATCATCGACTACACAACTGTAGAGACCATCATCGTAGATATCTGTTCGGTCAATTATGAACTTTCTTTCGGCCTGAATTATTCTGTAACGTCCTGTAAGTTCTTTGACTTTCGCAACATCCGTACCGTTCTTCTCCctagaaaaagaaagaagaagaaccataaaatttatttcagctGACAACAATCAAAAAATGTGGTGTAAAAGACTTAACAtatctatatatttatttgtatacataatactcgtatacctttttttgattgcaatttaacatatattttattttttaaaaaactaagtATTACACAAAGAAACGTAGTATGTATAGCCAACGTCTTTCTTACTCCCGCATAACTTTGGattaaagtataattttttttttttcaactcacGTCACCTATGAGAGTCGCTGGGAGCTAGAGGGTTAAAAATATGCCAGTccagtaaatttttataatcttATTCAAATTATTCCTCAAGTGATATTCTATAAGCCCGACGCTTCTATACTTTGCATTCGAGCACcagtaaaaatatgaaaaagtgtAAATAAGTCCGATGAACTGTGAGCGACAAAAAAGCTACTCGATCACGTTAAGAGGAACTACTCGAAAAGAAAATGTGTTTTGCAAGGTTATCGAAGGATTACTACACGGCATTGGTAAGTTActaaaatcattgaatttttctcaatattaaatttatgaCCGCAACTGGGATGCTCTGGCGGTTTCTTATTGTTTAAGACACtaaaaatgcaatgccatcaGCCCCAAGTGAAACTGCTTCTTTCgcaattgcttaaaaaaaaaaaaaataaataaaaaattcgaaagtttttttatgaaaatatgtacagggtgggccaaataagacctactaatgttaagcacaaataacttttttattttttgacatatttatttttgtctctttgtaggttataattgaattgttggaaatttattatggaaccaccaacaacgactacaatacgctattcgttttacacaattagccacacaaattgattttttaaataatgttttgatgtcggatgaagcgcatttcacATTCAAATATTCAGAAGTTAtgaaaccatttccaaacgcgtttttttttcttaaagttgTTTTAAGTTGTCAACCACTTTTTCCCACAAGCAGCAACATTCATAGTAGGTGTTTCGAACCGgcgagtaaaaaaataaaaaaatgtatcaatctcgttgaaattttgaacacatcTTCTCAGTATTTTCTAGAGAAAGAActtggtttgaaatttttttttaaatcatttttttttttcaaagcagaaCCAAAGTTGTGTCAAAAAGCAAATCTCTTATTCATTTTGGTTCCTTAAGCAAACTTTTCTGTCAACAATTGTTTCAAAGCAagaacttttgaaaattttggtcaaaagtataaacaatttttaaaatgtctTTTGTTATGCTCTTTATAGgcagcgtgtcattattctgtattacaaaattctgggtgacaaaattctgtaaattgcaaaaaaattctgctttttaaaattctgctttttaaaattctgctttctaaaattctgctttttcaaaattctgcatgtttaatgcgaaaaattctgctttattcaagttttgtgattttcgtcatacaagaagtaacaaaataaacatttattccataaatatatgtacatatgtatatgtttaagcgataacaatattttagttttgccaattacaattttttttgaattctttttaaatatgtagtgtgacttaattcatttcttttcttaataattcttcgcagctgtcgttttttttagaagagttctacgcaaaaatactgtggattgcgtagccggagttggactaatgagggttatttttttgaagcgcggccgaaggccgcccacgcgaaaagaagttctacgcaaaaacactgtggattctatcgaaactgaagaaaaaattattattattattttttatttaatatctcgaataataataaaaaataataataataataaattaaataattacattacctctttaacattgttaacattataatatattttaatacagaattttgtaatacagaattttgaaagcagaattttagaaagcagaattttagaaagcagaattttaaaaaagcagaattttaaaaaagcagacttttaaaaagcagaattttgttttagaattttgtacatacagaatttcgacaccaaccctctTTATATGATCTTGTGTTCAggcttgttttgaaaaatttgtcaaaaaatataagaaaatatataaaaattttagtctaaaatgcaaataatttcgATAACGTCTttcattttgtgatttttctattcttaatttttgaggtacataaatttttttttatgattgtaAGATGCAGatctttctttttcatttcatattaaTTCAGGCGGTTGATAAGTCAAGCTGTGACTCCCGCATAATGGACtagcaattttcattttcacaaattcaacaaaccaaaaaaaaacttctatgtgctcaaaaatgaataaatagtaTTAAATATCTTTGAAATGTAGaataatttattcattaaaaaaacaatcaaagaTTTTCGGGGTGCTAAATTTAAATCCATACTTGCTCTGATGGCTCAGGTTTCCGAGATTTTTTAACAAAGAAGTGCAAAAAGCGATATTTCGGACTATATTTGAGCTTATGTAgcatcacaattttttttgttttttagaaaaaccaaAAGTACCATATAAGTCTTTTTTTTCGTGTCCCGCTGAACTTGCTCCAATATCTTTTTTTCGCCGACTGTTCGACTGTTTCATGTTGGCGTGGTCCAGAGTAGGTATTTGAGTACTGataagtttttaatttgaaaatgttgatgTCTTTCAACTCAGCGAGAAGAAAGATATTGGCGTATACTCAACCGCATTCGAAAGAAGAAGACTTATACTTTTAGATTCTGCGTATGATTTTTCCTATATAAAAATAACCTTAAATATGGACCAAAATCGCGTACCATTATTTCAAAAAGTCCGAAAAATCCTCTTATAATTCTCTTTGAAATTACAATGCTAAGTTAAtcttaaatttagtaaaaattatagACATTTGCAACTACATTTTTATTCTATTGTTGAGAATGCGCCATCCACTCTACATGCAACTGTCTACTATTACTTGTTTAATAAGTCCTGGCATAAGTCTTCAAACCGAAATCGAGTAAgctataaaacatttttcattaaacttcagaaaactttcatttaactaaaaaattcgtCGTGTGcgaaacgattttttcttttgtcatatacaaaaaatttacaaatctaTTGACCCGTTAGCTAGCGTACGGGTGGACAAGGCATTGTAATCGAAAGGAAAGTTTGGAAGTGCATAATCAATGGCCAACCAAAATGGACAATTAATTTTACAAGCGTTGCAGAATCTGGACGAGCCCGCAACAGTTATGAAAATTGTAACTCACATCGCAGATACGGCTGGTGTAAGtaacttgtttttgtttaatgcaAAATGGTACTATATTGAAAGGTATTCAAgcggaattttattttttttttcaggtgcATCCCAATGATGTGAAAGAATCAGTGGAAGAAACTTTAAATGGGGGCGTGCGCTATGGCTATATACAACGCTCTAACCGAAAATACTATGCCGCACCTGTTGACTTGGACATTATGGACAGCGAACCTGAAGATAAGAATTACAAGGATAATGGCGAGTTGGAAGATCGCGGTGGTAGGCGACGAAGTCGCAGCCGCAGACGACGCAACTCACGACGTGGCTCCCGACGTCGTCGTCGCCGCTAAGCTATACTAGGAAATCGGTACGATTTATAATGACTAATttgaatttgtgtattttgatgTAGCTTAATATGTATGCttccttttatatacatacatattaacatattttgtgaaaattgtgtaaatgtacaaaaaaaattataatttcgatAAAATTTGTAGAGACATAAAATGTGGGTTGTTTTAATTACAGGAAATTATTGGTTGCTTAACTTTGCTATTTTGTGATAGGTGAATATAAGAAAGGTGAATGTAGAGTGGCTGATAAGAACGATGTGCCACAACACACCACATCAATGATGTGTGATatcaaattaatttcgactACGCCTTGAAGCGACATTCATTGAATTTATCAAATAGCCACCTATATTTCGCTGGCAGTGTTTCAAGCGGTTGGTACAATTTTTGATGGCATGATCAAATATGTGTGGTTATAGCGTGTTAGCCACGCTCTCGTCCAAAGTGATTGGCTTGTTAGTGTAGCCAAAGGACTTGAAATAGCCCCAGAGAAAGAAATCGAGATCAGTCGCTTGAGGGCGGCGGTGGCTAATTGAATAATGACTAAGATAACCCAGTCGGCAAATTCCTCCTTCACAACCAAGGCGAGTTCATTAAAGTAAGAAAAGACAAATAAGCTGGCCTACTGCttccacctttaatagattcgccttgttcACAACTTCGAGGTTAGTTGTGTGGTACGCAGTGACGTGTTGTTGGAACCACAATTCGTATATATCGGTGTGGTCGTGCTCTGGCCAAAGAAAGTTCAACAAAAGGTGTAGAGAACTCGATTAAAGACGTGTCGCAACATCCTTCTATGCTTTTGACCTCCTAAATGTTTGGGGAATGCTACTAAAGTGAGAGTTCTTGGGCGTATACAAAATCAGGTCGTTCCCGTAACATAAATAGAATTGGCTGTAGAGGGAACGAGAATCAAACGGTATTTCGgaataatgaataaaagaaaatattttcttttaaaattttggcaaaaattgttatcgaagttaaaataaaaataaaaattactgttAGTTTCATATTTACAAGGTTCTttcaaacatacaaaaaatctCTATTCCAGAACcatgtaaaacttaaaatttataaaaaaataatcaagttaTAAACTGTTCAGCGCTTGAAGTTATTATGCCAAAATTggttttttaagaataaattgAGAGTTTGAGGTTGTtgggaaaaatgttaaaagggGAACTTTAAAAGAAGTTTCATACGGTAAATATTATTGATAATTGCTTGCATTTCAATCATTAAAGGCTGCCGCCctaaacttttaaaatatcgaataaacGCGGTACAAAGACAGGATAATTGGAAAAAAACAGTGCATTTGACAATtccctcaaacccaaaaactgcAAACCCAAGGCTTGACTTTGGTGAAAACGTATTACTAAATACTATAGGCCAAAAGCGCGTTCTTTGAACTCTTACATTAAAATATGTCGGAAACCTatgttttgatttctgataaGATATTTTCCCTTTATTTTTTTCGGCTCAAATTATTTAACAGATCTGATGAACACTTGTATCTGAGGTATTTGTTTATTCAAAGTTTATGAATTGCAAAGTTTATCAATATTAGTTAAAAGTACAAGTAAATTCGTAGTCttcattttgaattaaattaaattaaattgaaaagctAAAATAGAGGATTATTACACAATTACGTCTTAACCACTTTAGCGTCTTAGCCGCTGTCGTTGTCttaaagctgcaattagtggtgccaTAATACCATAgccgtaaccataaccataGCCGCAACATTACAGCATGTGTCGATTAGTCATACCATGACCATAATCAACTGATATTGAAGTAGCTGATAttgcattttg harbors:
- the LOC129249221 gene encoding uncharacterized protein LOC129249221; the protein is MANQNGQLILQALQNLDEPATVMKIVTHIADTAGVHPNDVKESVEETLNGGVRYGYIQRSNRKYYAAPVDLDIMDSEPEDKNYKDNGELEDRGGRRRSRSRRRRNSRRGSRRRRRR